The following proteins are encoded in a genomic region of Zea mays cultivar B73 chromosome 9, Zm-B73-REFERENCE-NAM-5.0, whole genome shotgun sequence:
- the LOC100501888 gene encoding AT-rich interactive domain-containing protein 3 translates to MSQEQGMEEPPPQAVGEAQSAADVPMSEAAAVEDEDEEPVMGEGQGGESGTADAVDSVKASVKPEAEGAEEGDREELNGGPTADLTDEVVKLENGDGPVPVGGSADECGAGDGGVDKGLVGQNEPVVNQLVLVQAEEELALSKISNSSFMFDYTTGGDDSGTEEEQAAFMKELERFHREKMLEFKPPKFYGEGLNCLKLWRQVTGLGGYDQVTSCKLWRQVGESFKPPKTCTTVSWTFRNFYEKALLEYEKHKIETGEFQVASSALPDRVGSESQVGGSHVSGSGRARRESATRAMQGWHSHRLLGNGENADPIIKDKGPIVLKKDKTPKSSGSAKRKRIPSLEDDMVIPYKSDKLQNDSMVIDMGPPADWVKINVRKTKDCYEVYALVPGLLREEVHVQSDPAGRLIVTGEPEQLDNPWGVTPFKKVIRLPSRIDPHQTSAVVTLHGQLFVRAPFEQSK, encoded by the exons ATGTCGCAAGAGCAAGGTATGGAGGAGCCGCCGCCGCAGGCGGTAGGCGAGGCACAATCGGCCGCCGATGTCCCCATGAGCGAGGCCGCAGCGGtggaggatgaggatgaggaacCCGTCATGGGGGAGGGGCAGGGCGGTGAAAGCGGGACCGCCGATGCCGTTGATTCCGTCAAGGCTTCAGTGAAGCCCGAAGCAGAGGGCGCGGAGGAAGGGGACAGAGAGGAGCTTAATGGTGGCCCGACGGCGGATTTGACTGACGAGGTTGTGAAATTGGAGAACGGGGATGGCCCCGTGCCGGTGGGTGGCTCCGCGGATGAGTGCGGAGCTGGAGATGGCGGTGTTGATAAGGGCCTGGTTGGTCAGAATGAGCCTGTTGTGAACCAGCTTGTGCTGGTGCAGGCTGAGGAGGAGCTGGCATTGTCTAAGATCTCAAACAGTTCCTTCATGTTCGATTACACCACTGGGGGTGATGACTCAGGGACTGAGGAGGAGCAGGCTGCCTTCATGAAGGAGCTGGAGCGTTTCCACAGGGAGAAAATGTTGGAGTTCAAGCCCCCTAAGTTTTATGGTGAAGGATTGAATTGCCTCAA ATTGTGGAGACAAGTTACTGGATTGGGTGGCTATGATCAG GTGACATCATGCAAGCTGTGGCGTCAAGTGGGAGAGTCATTCAAACCTCCAAA GACATGTACAACTGTTTCATGGACTTTCCGTAACTTCTATGAGAAG GCACTCCTTGAATATGAGAAACACAAAATCGAAACAGGAGAgttccaagtagcttcatctgctCTACCAGATCGAGTTGGTTCTGAGAGCCAG GTGGGTGGAAGCCACGTATCTGGTTCTGGAAGAGCCAGAAGAGAATCTGCAACTCGTGCAATGCAAGGCTGGCATTCTCACCGCCTACTAGGCAATGGTGAAAATGCTGATCCTATAATTAAG GATAAAGGGCCTATTGTCTTAAAGAAGGATAAAACTCCTAAAAGCAGTG GTTCtgccaagaggaaaaggataccatCCCTTGAAGATGACATGGTGATACCTTATAAATCCGATAAGCTACA AAATGACTCAATGGTTATTGACATGGGCCCTCCTGCTGATTGGGTGAAAATAAATGTTAGGAAAACC AAAGATTGCTATGAAGTCTATGCATTGGTTCCTGGCCTTCTGCGTGAAGAG GTACATGTTCAGTCTGACCCTGCTGGTCGTTTGATAGTTACTGGAGAGCCCGAGCAATTGGATAACCCATGGGGTGTCACTCCATTCAAGAAG GTCATTAGGTTGCCTTCCCGCATTGATCCTCACCAAACCTCTGCAGTTGTCACCCTCCATGGGCAGCTATTTGTGCGTGCACCATTTGAACAATCAAAATAA